A region of Solanum dulcamara chromosome 7, daSolDulc1.2, whole genome shotgun sequence DNA encodes the following proteins:
- the LOC129893870 gene encoding probable methyltransferase At1g29790 gives MGNKPYNLNFRKCRLVRIISSFQLVLGGLVIFVSLSTLFSFYSVGFFMHNEDICRYFYGSYDGFDIKSLAARVDEVLNKMEILQDKLELIIKQMEKTKVEELFRSNISRLEYKRFLEEEVIRPLSSAQIALRQIRLPRVEGIASVKEDPLINTFVIEEIRKYITPKVNRNGNVNVYGTPMIYNTIGHACVLMKKELEEYMDYEIGSYCKDDWNLAQKLMLNGCDPLPRRRCLARASKLYRKPYPIDKSLWTIPDGRNVRWSNYKCRNFECLSSNKNPKQGFEMEKEKVKWITNSSVPVDFLIKDVLAIKAGEIRIGLDYGIGTGTFAARMRQQNVTIISTAMNLDAPFSETIALRGLVPIYVTLNQRLPFFDNTMDLIHTIGLIDGWIELQLLDFILFDWDRVLRPGGLLWIDRFFCNRRDIDDFMYMFLQFRYKKHKWAISPKSKDELYLSALLEKPQRS, from the coding sequence ATGGGGAATAAGccttataatttaaattttcgAAAATGTAGATTAGTAAGGATTATAAGTTCGTTCCAACTTGTGCTAGGGGGCCTTGTTATATTTGTAAGCCTTTCGACTTTATTTAGCTTCTATTCTGTTGGATTTTTCATGCATAATGAAGATATATGTCGCTATTTTTATGGCTCTTACGATGGTTTTGACATTAAATCGTTGGCTGCTCGAGTTGATGAAGTTCTTAATAAGATGGAAATTCTGCAAGACAAGCTAGAGTTGATCATAAAGCAGATGGAAAAAACTAAAGTTGAGGAGTTGTTTAGAAGCAACATTTCGAGATTGGAGTACAAGAGATTTTTAGAAGAAGAGGTGATTAGGCCTCTGTCTTCCGCGCAAATTGCCCTTAGGCAAATTAGGTtgccaagagttgaaggaattgcaAGTGTTAAAGAAGACCCCTTGATTAATACCTTTGTGATTGAGGAGATTCGGAAGTATATAACTCCAAAGGTGAATAGAAATGGAAATGTTAATGTGTATGGGACACCGATGATTTATAACACGATAGGGCACGCGTGTGTTTTGATGAAGAAAGAGTTGGAAGAGTATATGGATTATGAAATTGGCTCATATTGTAAAGATGATTGGAATTTGGCTCAGAAGTTAATGTTAAATGGTTGTGATCCTTTGCCTAGGAGGAGATGTTTGGCTAGGGCGTCTAAGCTCTATCGGAAGCCTTATCCGATTGACAAGTCCCTTTGGACAATTCCGGATGGTAGAAATGTTCGTTGGAGCAATTACAAATGCAGGAATTTCGAGTGCTTATCGAGTAATAAGAACCCGAAACAAGGCTTTGAAATGGAAAAGGAAAAGGTTAAGTGGATAACAAACTCCTCTGTTCCTGTGGATTTCTTGATCAAAGATGTTTTGGCAATCAAGGCAGGGGAGATCAGAATTGGTCTTGATTATGGCATTGGAACAGGGACTTTTGCTGCAAGAATGAGACAACAGAATGTGACAATCATCTCAACTGCCATGAATCTCGACGCTCCATTCAGTGAGACGATAGCACTTAGGGGTCTGGtgccaatttatgtgacattgaACCAACGACTTCCTTTTTTTGACAACACGATGGACTTGATCCATACCATAGGACTTATAGATGGTTGGATCGAACTGCAGCTATTAGATTTCATCCTTTTTGATTGGGATCGCGTTTTAAGACCAGGAGGATTGTTGTGGATCGATCGGTTCTTCTGTAATAGGAGGGATATCGATGACTTCATGTACATGTTCTTGCAATTCAGATACAAAAAACACAAGTGGGCTATTTCTCCCAAGTCCAAGGATGAACTTTATCTTTCTGCATTGTTGGAGAAACCTCAACGATCTTGA
- the LOC129896295 gene encoding uncharacterized protein LOC129896295 codes for MPNSSSLLLLLSGNLFLQAALALSLTLLLHFIKIPAFLLSGLFTYVHPDDVTPNNASSNGIRAAIRRPGTNDSELKPRKKSKERFEFDENKAQIFRLKLSDGHLQTRIYFEDFCRVFNSILVSLSCLLLHRFLPKSEESGVLKNGSFIPILFGFLGVGRIFVLIFRISFERSASKLSEKHLSVLLGFLGFIVSLAIVHGAVPKWVFDVHFEAIHGFEKLFIAIFMGCISCFLYMPAVRIAHAFWLGTDQLRCNLPIISCGWFARLVLHANYLIMGLTSMLWVKPFADLLLIDLLLIDQNKGSYQNARIEHVTELVGNVGMHKSEFSSFRLWCLLISGLLQIVSLRSNVQMYLNEAVLCWYQRLHASKVPDLAYSRAKVFLHNHFVCLVVLQFFLPASMVLLFLGLSQLGDDLLTNYEGVCSLLPCSLLDKEVALFMAWWVLFVWTIYTSVTLALFRQGILFVY; via the coding sequence ATGCCCAATTCATCTTCTTTATTGCTACTTTTATCTGGCAATCTCTTTCTCCAAGCTGCTCTTGCTCTCTCCCTCACTCTCCTTCTTCACTTCATCAAGATCCCTGCATTTCTCCTCTCCGGCCTCTTCACTTATGTCCACCCAGATGATGTTACTCCCAACAATGCATCTTCAAATGGGATTCGGGCAGCAATTCGTAGGCCAGGTACTAATGATTCTGAGCTCAAACCCAGAAAGAAATCCAAGGAAAGATTTGAGTTTGATGAAAATAAAGCTCAGATCTTTAGGCTAAAGCTTAGTGATGGTCACCTTCAGACAAGGATTTATTTCGAGGATTTTTGTCGTGTTTTCAATTCCATCCTTGTTTCTCTTTCTTGTTTGTTGCTTCATCGATTCTTGCCGAAATCTGAAGAGTCTGGGGTGTTAAAGAACGGTTCTTTTATTCCGATTTTGTTTGGATTTTTGGGTGTTGGTAGAATTTTCGTTTTGATTTTTAGGATTTCCTTTGAAAGATCTGCATCTAAGCTATCTGAGAAGCATTTGAGTGTTCTTTTGGGTTTTCTTGGTTTTATTGTGTCGCTTGCTATTGTACATGGGGCAGTTCCTAAATGGGTTTTTGATGTTCACTTTGAAGCAATACATGGGTTTGAAAAGTTGTTTATTGCAATTTTCatgggctgcatttcatgtttTTTGTATATGCCAGCTGTGAGAATTGCTCATGCTTTTTGGCTTGGAACTGATCAGCTTCGCTGTAATTTGCCTATTATATCTTGTGGATGGTTTGCGCGATTGGTTCTTCATGCTAATTATTTGATCATGGGTTTGACCTCAATGCTTTGGGTAAAACCGTTTGCTGACTTACTACTTATTGACTTACTACTTATTGATCAAAATAAGGGGTCTTATCAAAATGCAAGAATTGAACATGTTACAGAGTTGGTTGGAAATGTGGGTATGCATAAGTCGGAATTCAGTAGCTTTAGGCTCTGGTGTTTGTTGATTTCGGGCCTATTGCAGATTGTATCTTTGCGTTCAAACGTGCAGATGTACTTAAACGAAGCAGTATTGTGTTGGTACCAGAGACTACACGCTAGCAAAGTTCCTGACTTAGCTTATAGTAGGGCTAAGGTGTTCCTGCACAATCACTTTGTATGCCTTGTGGTTCTCCAATTTTTCTTGCCTGCATCAATGGTACTTCTCTTCCTTGGCTTGTCTCAACTTGGTGACGATTTGCTTACAAATTACGAAGGGGTTTGTAGCTTATTGCCTTGTTCTTTGCTAGACAAAGAGGTGGCTTTGTTTATGGCCTGGTGGGTTCTCTTTGTTTGGACAATATATACTTCAGTCACTCTTGCTCTATTTAGACAGGGAATCTTGTTCGTTTATTGA
- the LOC129894325 gene encoding heat stress transcription factor B-2b, translating to MTTQPIDRNSGEPTAGEMSRSVPTPFLTKTYQLVEDQSINDVISWNEDGSTFIVWNPTEFARDLLPKYFKHNNFSSFVRQLNTYGFRKVVPDRWEFANDCFRRGEKSLLIDIHRRKVVMPIATPCAAVSIVASPAPAPSPPPPAQSPVTVSTSDSCEEQVVSSNSSAGSTAELLGENERLRLENLQLNKELSQMKKLCGNIYGMMSNYAQSSNSGNQSSESSSPALKQLDLLRTERSVDESQQVKAVGNDESRAEPEEVQARLFGFSIGVKRVREGEEAVAEHARDLRLQQPGTDVKPEPSDLESNGDNEETSWLIHCGGRNQRACN from the exons ATGACAACACAGCCAATAGACCGGAACAGTGGAGAGCCGACGGCCGGTGAAATGTCGAGGTCCGTGCCGACACCGTTTTTAACAAAAACCTACCAGCTCGTCGAGGATCAATCCATTAACGACGTGATCTCTTGGAATGAAGACGGATCTACTTTCATCGTCTGGAATCCGACGGAGTTTGCTAGAGATTTGcttcctaaatattttaaacatAATAACTTCTCTAGCTTTGTTAGGCAGCTCAACACCTAT GGATTTCGGAAAGTCGTACCTGATCGATGGGAATTCGCAAACGACTGCTTCCGGAGAGGTGAAAAAAGTCTCTTAATTGATATCCACCGTCGAAAGGTCGTGATGCCGATTGCAACTCCTTGCGCAGCGGTGTCGATTGTGGCTTCTCCGGCTCCGGCTCCGTCTCCGCCTCCGCCTGCTCAATCACCGGTGACTGTATCAACGTCGGATTCCTGTGAAGAGCAAGTTGTGTCGTCGAACTCATCTGCAGGAAGCACAGCGGAGCTTCTGGGAGAAAACGAACGGTTAAGGTTGGAAAATTTACAGCTCAACAAAGAGTTGAGCCAAATGAAGAAGCTCTGCGGCAATATATACGGTATGATGTCGAATTACGCACAAAGTTCCAACAGCGGTAATCAATCGTCGGAGAGTAGTTCGCCGGCGTTGAAACAACTTGATCTGTTACGGACGGAACGGTCCGTAGATGAATCACAACAGGTGAAGGCCGTAGGGAATGACGAGAGCCGGGCCGAACCGGAGGAGGTACAGGCGAGATTATTCGGTTTCTCGATAGGCGTGAAGCGTGTTAGGGAAGGCGAAGAAGCAGTGGCGGAGCATGCTCGGGATTTACGGCTGCAGCAACCTGGAACAGATGTTAAACCAGAACCGTCTGATCTGGAAAGTAACGGTGATAATGAAGAGACATCGTGGCTGATACATTGCGGTGGACGAAATCAAAGGGCTTGTAACTGA